Genomic window (Allostreptomyces psammosilenae):
TCCGGATGGTGGCCGTGCGTCCCGTACACCGTCAGCAGCCACTGGTCGTCCTCCACCGGAATGATGCCGCCGCCCCGCGGACAGTCCGGCTGCGGCTGGATGTAGAGGCCGACGTTCGGGTCCTCCAAGGGAGGCTTCGGCATCCGGAACGCACGGGTGGCGTAGGCGATCCCGGAGTCGGACTCCTCCTCCGGCGCGGACGTGATCCCCAGCGCGCGCAGCCACTCCGGGGCACGCGACCCCCGCCCGGTGGCGTCCACCACCAGCTCCGCCGGCAGCTCGCGCTCCCCGCGCTCGCCGTCCCGCGAGCGCACCCGCACCCCGGTCACCCGGCGCGCGTCGCCGACCAGCGACACCGCGTCCGTGGCCTGCAGCACCTCGATCCGCGGATCGGCGAGGATCCTGGCCCGGACCACGTGGTCCAGGAGCGGGCGGGTGCAGCACAGCATGCTGTGCCGCTCGTGGTGGTAGCGCCGCTGCCATCCGACCTGCGTGTGCACCAGCAGGTCACGGGGGAGGGCCAGCCGCTTGGCGCCGGCCGCCGCCAGCTCCCCGAGCGCACCGGGCAGCAGCGACTCCAGGGCCTCCTGGCCGCCCGTGAGGAAGATGTGGGTGTGGCGGGACTGCGGGACACCCTTGCGGTAGGCGGGGCCGTCGGGATAGCGGTCCCGCTCCACGACGGTCACCGACCCGGCGTGGTCCGCCAGGACCCGGGCCGCCAGCAGACCGGCCAGCCCGCCGCCGATCACCACGGCCCGCGACGCGGAGCCGCCCGGATACACGACCTGGTCATCCGCCAACGCCTGCTCCTCTCCCCATCGGTCGAGCCCGTCCCGCCCCCGGGAGGGAAACAGACGGGGCGTCAACCACGAACCGTCCCAGCATGGCACGTCCCTTTCCGGGCGCCCCGTCGATGTCGATACGCACGCCGATGTGGCAGCGGCCTGCGCACGCGCGTGCGGCTTCGGCCGCGGATTCGGAGCGGGCGCGTCCCATTCGTCCAAGACCGGCGGGCGGCCGCTGGCTAGCGTCGCCCCCATGAACGTGAAACCGCGCTTCAGCGTCGTGGGCCTGGTCGTGGCGGACATGGGCGCCACCCTCGCCTTCTACCGCCGGCTCGGCCTGGACATCCCGCCGGACGCCGCCAAGCAACCGCACGTGGAGGCGGCGCTGCCCGGCGGCCTGCGGATCGCCTGGGACACCGAGGAGACCATCCGCTCCTTCGACCCCGACTGGGTTGCGCCGCCGCACGGGCGCTCCCGCTTCGGCCTCGCCTTCGACTGCGAAACGCCGGCCGGCGTGGACGAGACGTACGCGGAACTGGTCGAGGCCGGATACACCGGGCACCTGGCGCCGTGGGACGCCTTCTGGGGCCAGCGCTACGCCGTCGTCCTCGACCCGGACGGCAACGGGGTCGACCTCTTCGCGGCGCTGCCTGCGGGGTGAGTGGGGCGCCTGGGGCGCTCGGGGCCTCTGGGGCCTCTGGGGCACAGCGAGCTGAGCGGGACACCGGTGAGGTCCTTGACGTCCCGCGCCAGATGGGGCTGGTCCGCGTATCCCGCTGTGGCCGCCACGGTGGCGAGCGGCATGCCGGAGCGGGCCAGCCGGAGGGCGCGGTCGAGCCGGAGAACCCGGGCGAGGGTTTTCGGGCCGTAACCGAAGGCGTCGAGGCAGCGCCGATGCAGTTGGCGCCGGCTGAGGCCGACCGCTGCCGCGGCGCGCTCCACGGTGCCGCCCTCCCGCAGGCGGGCGGCGACGAGCCGGGTGGCGGGATCGGGCCCGCCGTGGTCGGCGAGGCGCGACAGCGCGATGGCCTCCAGGAGCGAGCCGCGCGCTGAGGGCTCCGCCGCGGAGACCCGGGCGGCCAGGAGGCGGACTCGGTCGCCGGGCCAGAGGCGGTCCAGCGGAACGCGCAGATCACGCAGCTCCGCGGCGGGGACTCCGAGGACCGCCGGGCCGGTGCCCGGGGCGAATCGCAGGCCGACGAAGGCCGAGCCGGGGAGGTTCGCGATCAGGTGGGCGTGGGTGTCCGGGCCGGCCACCAACAACACGCCGTCGTTCCAGATGAGGTCGAGGCAGCCGTCCGGCGTCACGCGGGTCTGGGAGCCGGCCGAACGCGCCGTGTCACTCCACAGCATGCTGCCGTCACCGAGCCTCGATGCCCTTTCCTGGTACATGCCTCCAGAGTGGCAGCCCAGTCCCCCCTTGCTTTTCCTGCCCTGCTTTTCCTGCCGCCACCTGAGCCCCTTCTTTCCCACTGCTCCCCCTGCTCCCTCTTCTTTTCCCTCGGGCCCCCACCCCCCCACCCCCCCACCCCCCCACCCCCCACCCTCCCCTTCCTCGCCTCCCGGGCCCCACCCCCGCCCCGCGCTCACCCCCTCCCACCTTGCCCGGCCCGTTCCCCTCGGCCCTCGGCCCCCGCCCCTCCCGGTCCCGCCCCGCGCCCAGCCCTCATCCCCGCGGGGCGCCAGGACCTCTCGCTGTGTTCCCCGGATGGCCTGTGGCCAGGCGGAAACCCGGGCTCGGCCGGCCGTTCGTCCGCATTCGCATCCCTTGCCCGCCCACCTTGGGCTGGCTAGCTGGGATTGTCGGCCGCTCCCGTCCGCCTCCGCCTCCCCCTGCCCTGCGCCCCGCCTTCTGGGCCCCGCCCTCGCCCTCCCCTGCCCTCCCGCGACCCGTCTGCGGCCCCGCCCTCGTCCCGCCTTCCCAGTCCCTGCGCGCGCCCTACCTGCTGGGCCCCGCCCTCTCCCTGCCTCCTCAACCCGGGCCTTGACCCTTTGCCCTGCCCTGCCTCGGCCGCCTGCTCCCGCTCGCCCTGAGCCCTTCACCGCCGCCGCGCTGCCCTGCCGCCCATCCCCCGCGCGCGCCCTTCGTCCCCTACCCTCCGTTGCCCGTTGCCCGTTGCCCGTTGCCCCTTGCCCGCTGCCCGTTGCCCCTTGCCCGCTGCCCCTCGCCCAGCCCTGCCTGCGCTCCTTCCTGCTCCACCCGCCGTCTCACTCACCGGGCAGCCCTCCGGGTCAGAACTCCTCTCCGGGGCATCCCATGTGGTGGGCGTCCGTCCTGTACTCCCACGGCCGAGCCAACGCCTGGCGCACCATCTCCCCGATGTACTCCGGGTGACGGGTGTCCGCCCAGGTGAACCGCAGCAGGATCAGGCCGGGCAGGGCCGTCAGCAGGGCGTTCTGCCGCAGCCGGTCCTGGTGCAGCGCGCCCGGGTCGGAGTGGACGGTGTCGCCGTCCGCCTCCACGGCCACCCCTCGGCTGGGCCAGCCGAGGTCGGTGATGCCCAGCAGCCGGCCCGTCGTGGGATGACGCATCGGCCACTGCACGGTCTCCGGTGGCGCCCCCGCGTCCGTGCAGATGAGTCGAATGCGTGTCTCCAGTGGCGACTGGGCCCGGCCGTCCACGAGGTCCAGCCAACCGAGACCTGGCGGAGGACGTCCCTGGTGGGTGCCGTCTCCGGTCGGTGGGTGCCGCTGGCGCAGCCGGCGGCCCACCTCGCCGAGGCGCTCCGGGGCCAGGAGCCCGCGGTGCACCGCGCAGTCCAGGACCGAGACGGCGTGTTCTCGGTCGAGAACGGTGAGGAGGTCGGCGGCAGTCCGCTCCGGCGTGGTCAGGTGGACCCCGCCCTCGGTGAGGCGGTCCTCCGGTGCGATCGTTGTCGGGCGGATCGCGATCTCCGGCGTGGGCGGAGGGTGTGCCGGAGGCCCTCCGGGCAGGGCCAGGGTGATCCGGCCGTCCCAAGGGGGGAGGCCCTGCAGGCCGTGGAGCCGCGCCGCCGTCTCACCGATCGCCACCGCCTCGCGGCCGTACAGCAGTTGCGCGGCGCGCACCAGGGTGCGTGGTGGCGGACCCGGCACGGTGGCCGGTGGCCGGCCGCTGGTGGGCCTCCGCGCCGCGCCCGGTGGTGCGCCCGGTAGGACGAGGTAGGCGCCGGGCAGCACGCGTTGCCAGGCTCCGTCTGCGAGCAGCCGTCGGACGTCCGGCGCGGTGAGGCCCAGCGTGTGGGCCTGGCCTGCGGTGAGCAGTCCGCCCTGGGTGGCGGCCAGGCGGGTGAGCGCGGCCTGCCACGGCGTGTCGGGGTTCGGGTGGTCGTCGTGGTGTCGGTGAGTGAGGGAGCGTGTGTCCATGTCCTCACTCTCGGTGGAGAGGGCCGGGGGAGGGAAGTCCCTTCTTCAGCCTGTGGATAACTCTCGCTCCGGGGCCGCCTGCCTGTGGATAACTTCGCCCGACCCGCCACCGAGGGGCGGGCGGTGCGATGATTTCCGTGTGTGCGGCGTTCGGCGCCGGTACACCGGGGGAGGCGGGAACGGTGCGCCGTGGCGGCGGCCGGGCGGCGGCGGGTGGCCGGGTCGGGTTACCGTTCGAGTGGCATGGGTCGGATTTCCCGTTTGACAGGGGGGCCTGGACTACGGTCACACTCCGCCAAGCCGCAACTACGATCGGGAGAGAAGAGCGAACGTGTCGACCAGCAGGACCGCGAACGCCGGGCGGCGTCTCGTCATCGTCGAGTCGCCCGCCAAGGCGAAGACGATCAAGGGGTATCTCGGCCCCGGCTACGTGGTCGAGGCGAGCGTCGGTCACATCCGCGACCTCCCCAACGGAGCGGCGGAGGTGCCGGCCGCCTACAAGGGGCAGCCCTGGGCCCGTCTCGGCGTGAACGTCGACGCCGACTTTGAGCCCGTGTACGTGGTGAACTCCGACAAACGAGCGCAGGTCGCCAAGCTGAAGAGCCTGCTGGCCGACGCCGACGAGCTCTACCTCGCCACCGATGAGGACCGCGAGGGGGAGGCCATCGCCTGGCACCTCCAGCAGGTGCTCAAGCCCAAGGTGCCGGTGCGCCGCATGGTGTTCCACGAGATCACCAAGGACGCCATCCAGCAGGCCGTGGCCAACCCGCGCGACCTCAACCAGCGCCTGGTCGACGCCCAGGAGACCCGCCGGATCCTCGACCGCCTCTACGGCTACGAGGTCTCCCCGGTGCTGTGGAAGAAGGTCATGCCGCGGCTGTCCGCCGGCCGCGTGCAGTCGGTCGCCACCCGCCTGGTGGTGGAGCGCGAGCGCGAGCGGATCGCCTTCGTGCCCGCCCACTACTGGGACATCAGCGGCACCTTCGCGCAGGCCGCCCAGGCCGCGGCCCGCGCCGCGCAGGCGGCCTCCGGTGGCGACCCGGCCGATTTCACGGCCCGCCTGACCGCGCTGGACGGCCGCCGTGTCGCGACCGGTCGCGACTTCGGCTCCGACGGCGTGCTGCGTTCCGTCCGCGGCGGCGCCCCCGTGCTGCAGCTCGACGAGACCGGGGCGCGCGCGCTGGCCGAGGCCCTGCGGGTGGCGCCGTTCCAGGTGCGCTCGGTGGAGTCCAAGCCGTACAAGCGCAGCCCGTACGCGCCCTTCCGCACCACGACGCTGCAGCAGGAGGCGTCCCGCAAGCTCGGCTTCGGGGCCAAGCGCACCATGCAGGTGGCGCAGAAGCTGTACGAGAACGGCTTCATCACCTACATGCGCACGGACTCCACCACCCTGTCGGAGACGGCGGTGGCGGCGGCCCGCGCCCAGGTCACCCAGCTCTACGGCGCCGAGTACCTGCCCGACGCCCCGCGCACCTACGCCAGCAAGGTGAAGAACGCCCAGGAGGCGCACGAGGCGATCCGCCCGTCCGGGGACCGCTTCCGCACCCCGGCGGAGACCGGTCTGACCGGCGACGACTTCCGCCTCTACGAGCTGATCTGGAAGCGCACCGTCGCCTCCCAGATGAAGGACGCCGTGGGCCAGTCGGTCACCGTGAAGGTGAGCGGCACTGCGCAGGCCGGCGCGGTGGACGGCGCCGAGCTGCCCGGGCGCGAGGCGGAGTTCAGCGCCACCGGCAAGATCATCACCTTCCACGGCTTCATGAAGGCCTACGTCGAGGGCGCGGACGACCCGGACGCGGAGCTCGACGACCGCGAGCGCCGGCTGCCCCCGCTGGCCGAGGGCGACGCGCTCACCGCCGTCGAACTGCGCCCGGAGGGGCACTCCACCAAGCCGCCGGCCCGTTACACCGAGGCCAGCCTGGTCAAGGAGCTGGAGGAGCGGGAGATCGGCCGCCCCTCCACCTACGCGTCGATCATCGGCACCATCCTGGACCGCGGCTACGTCTTCAAGAAGGGCACCGCGCTGGTGCCGTCCTTCCTGGCCTTCGCCGTCGTGGGCCTGCTGGAGCAGCACTTCGGCCGGC
Coding sequences:
- a CDS encoding NAD(P)/FAD-dependent oxidoreductase, producing MADDQVVYPGGSASRAVVIGGGLAGLLAARVLADHAGSVTVVERDRYPDGPAYRKGVPQSRHTHIFLTGGQEALESLLPGALGELAAAGAKRLALPRDLLVHTQVGWQRRYHHERHSMLCCTRPLLDHVVRARILADPRIEVLQATDAVSLVGDARRVTGVRVRSRDGERGERELPAELVVDATGRGSRAPEWLRALGITSAPEEESDSGIAYATRAFRMPKPPLEDPNVGLYIQPQPDCPRGGGIIPVEDDQWLLTVYGTHGHHPDTAEESFLEFTTRLPDSFLHEVMRDAEPLSPIHGFQNTANRRRRYDRMEPSWAEGFVAIGDAACTFNPVYGQGMSVACLGAVALRRVLAEAGGLAPGVAAAARGAIAQAAESAWITATGADQPYIAMAGSGGGRPATRRGLAERFQGWYLTRLVAHAAVDRVVGAAFRDVAYLTAPPTRLFSPAVALRTVFLPYRPASSTPPLVVEPAG
- a CDS encoding VOC family protein codes for the protein MNVKPRFSVVGLVVADMGATLAFYRRLGLDIPPDAAKQPHVEAALPGGLRIAWDTEETIRSFDPDWVAPPHGRSRFGLAFDCETPAGVDETYAELVEAGYTGHLAPWDAFWGQRYAVVLDPDGNGVDLFAALPAG
- a CDS encoding helix-turn-helix transcriptional regulator; the encoded protein is MYQERASRLGDGSMLWSDTARSAGSQTRVTPDGCLDLIWNDGVLLVAGPDTHAHLIANLPGSAFVGLRFAPGTGPAVLGVPAAELRDLRVPLDRLWPGDRVRLLAARVSAAEPSARGSLLEAIALSRLADHGGPDPATRLVAARLREGGTVERAAAAVGLSRRQLHRRCLDAFGYGPKTLARVLRLDRALRLARSGMPLATVAATAGYADQPHLARDVKDLTGVPLSSLCPRGPRGPERPRRPTHPAGSAAKRSTPLPSGSRTTA
- a CDS encoding type IV toxin-antitoxin system AbiEi family antitoxin domain-containing protein, with the translated sequence MDTRSLTHRHHDDHPNPDTPWQAALTRLAATQGGLLTAGQAHTLGLTAPDVRRLLADGAWQRVLPGAYLVLPGAPPGAARRPTSGRPPATVPGPPPRTLVRAAQLLYGREAVAIGETAARLHGLQGLPPWDGRITLALPGGPPAHPPPTPEIAIRPTTIAPEDRLTEGGVHLTTPERTAADLLTVLDREHAVSVLDCAVHRGLLAPERLGEVGRRLRQRHPPTGDGTHQGRPPPGLGWLDLVDGRAQSPLETRIRLICTDAGAPPETVQWPMRHPTTGRLLGITDLGWPSRGVAVEADGDTVHSDPGALHQDRLRQNALLTALPGLILLRFTWADTRHPEYIGEMVRQALARPWEYRTDAHHMGCPGEEF
- the topA gene encoding type I DNA topoisomerase — encoded protein: MSTSRTANAGRRLVIVESPAKAKTIKGYLGPGYVVEASVGHIRDLPNGAAEVPAAYKGQPWARLGVNVDADFEPVYVVNSDKRAQVAKLKSLLADADELYLATDEDREGEAIAWHLQQVLKPKVPVRRMVFHEITKDAIQQAVANPRDLNQRLVDAQETRRILDRLYGYEVSPVLWKKVMPRLSAGRVQSVATRLVVERERERIAFVPAHYWDISGTFAQAAQAAARAAQAASGGDPADFTARLTALDGRRVATGRDFGSDGVLRSVRGGAPVLQLDETGARALAEALRVAPFQVRSVESKPYKRSPYAPFRTTTLQQEASRKLGFGAKRTMQVAQKLYENGFITYMRTDSTTLSETAVAAARAQVTQLYGAEYLPDAPRTYASKVKNAQEAHEAIRPSGDRFRTPAETGLTGDDFRLYELIWKRTVASQMKDAVGQSVTVKVSGTAQAGAVDGAELPGREAEFSATGKIITFHGFMKAYVEGADDPDAELDDRERRLPPLAEGDALTAVELRPEGHSTKPPARYTEASLVKELEEREIGRPSTYASIIGTILDRGYVFKKGTALVPSFLAFAVVGLLEQHFGRLVDYDFTAKMEDDLDRIARGEAESVPWLRRFYFGETAEPSGDLGEAARAASTGGVDGDHLGGLKDLVTDLGAIDAREVSSFPVGDGIVLRVGRYGPYVERDGVRADVPDDLPPDELSVELAEQFLAKPTGDRELGTDPNPPHHTIVAKDGRYGPYVTEVLPEGTPKTGKNAVKPRTASLLKSMSLDTVTLEDALRLLSLPRVVGVDPASGEEITAQNGKFGPYLKKGTDSRSLESEEQMFTVTLEEALALYAQPKQRGRRAAAPPLKELGEDPVSGRPVVVKDGRFGPYVTDGETNATLRQADSVEEITAERAYELLAEKRAKAPAKKTTKSAAKKTTTAKKATKKAPAKKTAAAKTTAAKTTAKKTAAKKTATAKTAAPRKPEPESEEGSG